CGACGAGCCAGGCCATCGCAACCTTCGACGCATCGCGCGCGCGGCTGACCATGCTTTCGCCAAAAAACGCGCGGCCCAGTGCGATGCCGTACAGGCCGCCCGCAAGCCGGTCGCGCTCCCAAACCTCGATCGAATGCGCGAAGCCCAATGTGTGCAATTGGTTGGTGACACGCTCGATCGCGGGGTTGATCCACGTATCGGGACGGTTGGCGACCGATTGCGCACACAGCGCCAGGATCTGCGGAAAGGCGCGGTCGGTGGTTACCGTAAACCGATCACCGACAAGCGTCTTGCGGAGCGAATGCGACAGATGAAAACCGTCCAGCGGCAAGATCGCGCGCTCACTTGGTTCGACCCAATAGACATCCTCGGCATCACGCCCGTCCGCCATCGGAAACACCCCGACCGAATACGCCCCGAGCATCAGGTTCGGATCGAGCGGCGGGACGGGATCGGGAGCGGACTCCTCCGCATGGGTCACGCTGCGATCAGCCCGAGATTATTGGGCAATGCGCCGCTCGATCGCCTGCCACAAGTGCGCGAACGCCTTCGCGCCGGCCGATTTGGCGGCAAAGGTGCCGACCGGCGCGCGGCGCGCGGTGACCTGTTCGATCAAGCTCGCCATCGGTATCACTGGCCA
Above is a genomic segment from Sphingomonas sp. HMP6 containing:
- the aat gene encoding leucyl/phenylalanyl-tRNA--protein transferase, producing MLGAYSVGVFPMADGRDAEDVYWVEPSERAILPLDGFHLSHSLRKTLVGDRFTVTTDRAFPQILALCAQSVANRPDTWINPAIERVTNQLHTLGFAHSIEVWERDRLAGGLYGIALGRAFFGESMVSRARDASKVAMAWLVARLRVGGFTLLDCQFLTDHLASLGAVEISRADYLSALSSAISGAVGSGASSSGVGDFFALDRGLSGASGAPPPAIESGPPTGKVIAQLLTHTS